From Pelotomaculum schinkii, the proteins below share one genomic window:
- a CDS encoding RnfABCDGE type electron transport complex subunit G yields MKTEDMKAEAVQVVAVKTSSFEELIKPSLVLLLICLVVTAALAFTYQVTAPVIADINTRNANIARGEVLPQGQGSFSQVNAQLPENVAEVYKADNGAGMVFTTLDKGFGGQVTVMVGIDSEGAITGVKVTKHSETPGLGTKAMTPEYLSQYKGQKAITRSGEPNETEIDAITGATITSNAVFRATETALAQYKSLGGAK; encoded by the coding sequence ATGAAAACCGAAGATATGAAAGCTGAAGCCGTGCAGGTTGTGGCTGTAAAGACATCGAGTTTCGAAGAACTGATCAAGCCCTCACTGGTCCTGCTGCTCATCTGCCTGGTCGTAACCGCCGCCCTGGCGTTTACCTATCAGGTTACGGCGCCGGTCATAGCGGACATCAATACTCGCAACGCCAACATCGCCAGAGGTGAGGTACTGCCGCAAGGGCAAGGTTCCTTCTCTCAAGTAAATGCCCAGCTCCCGGAAAACGTGGCTGAGGTCTATAAGGCCGACAACGGCGCCGGTATGGTGTTTACCACGCTGGACAAAGGTTTCGGCGGACAGGTTACAGTCATGGTCGGGATCGACAGCGAGGGCGCCATCACGGGCGTTAAAGTGACCAAACACAGTGAAACTCCCGGTCTCGGCACCAAGGCCATGACCCCCGAATATCTCTCGCAATATAAGGGACAAAAAGCTATTACCAGGTCCGGTGAACCAAACGAGACCGAAATTGACGCTATTACCGGCGCAACGATCACATCCAATGCTGTATTCCGTGCGACGGAGACAGCCCTGGCCCAATACAAATCGTTAGGGGGTGCTAAATAA
- the rsxE gene encoding electron transport complex subunit RsxE, with product MNKLSLITNGIIKENPVLILLLGTCPTLAVTTSAINGLGMGFSTMAVLVSSNIVIALLKNIIPDKVRIPSFIVVIAGFVTIVGLLLQAYAPEINEALGLFIPLIVVNCIILGRAEMFASKNKVIDSAFDGIGMGLGFTFALFLMGSIREFLGSGAWMGLKLTANLYDPISVFMLAPGAFFTYGCLVALINYVSKGKAIKKTDFGCEGCPSAAGCQQIGMSADCNRGL from the coding sequence ATGAACAAGCTGAGCTTAATAACAAACGGAATCATTAAAGAAAACCCGGTGTTGATCCTGCTTTTGGGTACCTGCCCCACCCTGGCGGTTACCACTTCGGCCATCAACGGTCTGGGAATGGGCTTTTCTACCATGGCGGTCCTGGTTTCTTCCAACATCGTGATCGCTCTTTTGAAAAACATTATTCCGGACAAGGTCCGGATCCCCAGCTTTATCGTAGTCATCGCGGGTTTCGTCACCATAGTCGGCTTGCTGCTGCAGGCCTACGCCCCGGAGATCAATGAGGCCCTGGGCTTGTTCATACCTCTAATTGTAGTGAACTGTATCATCCTGGGACGGGCTGAAATGTTCGCAAGTAAGAATAAGGTCATTGACTCAGCTTTCGATGGTATTGGCATGGGCCTTGGATTCACTTTTGCTTTGTTTTTGATGGGTTCCATTCGTGAGTTCCTCGGTTCAGGCGCATGGATGGGCCTCAAGCTGACTGCCAATCTGTACGACCCTATTTCGGTCTTCATGCTGGCTCCCGGCGCTTTCTTTACCTATGGTTGCCTGGTGGCATTGATAAATTATGTTTCCAAAGGCAAAGCCATCAAGAAAACAGACTTCGGCTGCGAGGGCTGTCCTTCTGCCGCCGGCTGTCAGCAAATCGGAATGTCGGCAGATTGTAATAGGGGGTTGTAA
- the rsxA gene encoding electron transport complex subunit RsxA, whose amino-acid sequence MQEMMIIILSAILVNNFVLVKFLGICPFLGVSKKLDSAVGMSLAVIFVMVLATAVTYPIQMGLLVPLQIGYLQTIVFILVIAALVQLVEISLKKYVPSLHQSLGVYLPLITTNCAVLGVTILNIDEKYTFFQSLLNSFGAGVGFLLAMVLFSGIRQRIENNDFPAAFKGIPAVLIAASIVSLSFMGFSGVIDGLFGH is encoded by the coding sequence ATGCAAGAAATGATGATCATTATATTAAGCGCCATACTGGTCAACAATTTCGTACTGGTCAAGTTCCTCGGCATTTGCCCCTTCCTGGGCGTTTCCAAGAAACTGGATTCCGCCGTCGGCATGAGTCTCGCGGTCATTTTCGTCATGGTCCTGGCCACGGCAGTGACCTATCCGATTCAGATGGGCCTGCTGGTGCCGCTGCAAATCGGCTACCTGCAGACCATCGTATTTATCCTGGTCATCGCCGCTTTGGTCCAGCTGGTGGAAATTTCCCTGAAAAAATATGTGCCTTCGCTGCACCAATCACTGGGCGTATATCTTCCTTTGATCACGACCAACTGCGCCGTCCTCGGCGTTACGATCCTCAACATCGACGAAAAATATACATTTTTTCAGTCACTGTTAAATTCCTTTGGCGCCGGTGTTGGCTTCCTGCTTGCCATGGTCCTTTTCTCCGGGATCCGGCAGCGCATAGAGAACAACGACTTTCCGGCAGCCTTCAAGGGTATCCCGGCAGTCCTCATCGCCGCTTCAATCGTTTCACTGTCTTTCATGGGCTTTTCCGGCGTGATTGACGGATTGTTCGGGCACTAA
- a CDS encoding RnfABCDGE type electron transport complex subunit B, which translates to MQFIIPVGIVTAMGLLAGGILTIADKFMAVQMDETAAKVLAALPGANCGACGFAGCADYANALAKDEEHAIKANLCTPGGDAVAMEVSSILGVEFEGASSKIAIMKCSGSRDRTSYAMDYQGHQTCKANKLFFRGRGACEMACLGFGDCVNVCAYDAIRIENGLAVINKYKCVGCGLCAKACPNALIEIVPDKTRVVVGCSSVDPGKVTREICAIGCIACKLCEKTCKFDAIHVINNHAVIDYTKCKNCTACAKKCPTNVIHVFPRPVSAPQQKPKPVAAETAQVEAPAQ; encoded by the coding sequence ATGCAATTCATCATACCGGTCGGCATTGTTACGGCTATGGGGCTCCTGGCAGGAGGCATTCTGACCATCGCCGACAAGTTTATGGCGGTCCAGATGGACGAGACCGCCGCAAAGGTCCTGGCCGCGCTCCCCGGAGCCAACTGCGGAGCCTGCGGCTTCGCCGGCTGCGCAGACTATGCCAATGCGCTGGCCAAGGACGAGGAACACGCCATCAAAGCCAATCTCTGTACCCCCGGAGGCGATGCTGTGGCGATGGAGGTCAGCAGCATTCTCGGGGTGGAGTTCGAGGGCGCTTCCAGCAAGATCGCCATCATGAAATGCTCCGGTTCCCGGGACAGGACCAGCTATGCTATGGATTATCAAGGCCACCAGACCTGTAAAGCGAACAAACTGTTCTTCCGGGGCAGGGGCGCATGTGAAATGGCCTGCCTGGGCTTCGGAGACTGTGTCAATGTGTGCGCATATGACGCGATCAGGATTGAAAACGGTCTCGCCGTGATCAACAAGTATAAATGCGTCGGTTGCGGGCTTTGCGCCAAGGCCTGCCCAAACGCCCTGATCGAGATTGTGCCGGACAAGACCCGTGTCGTGGTCGGGTGCAGTTCCGTCGATCCGGGAAAAGTTACCCGGGAAATCTGCGCCATCGGCTGCATCGCCTGCAAGCTCTGCGAAAAGACTTGCAAATTCGATGCAATCCATGTAATCAATAACCACGCGGTCATTGATTACACCAAGTGCAAAAATTGCACGGCATGCGCCAAGAAGTGTCCCACCAACGTCATCCATGTCTTTCCAAGGCCGGTCAGCGCGCCTCAGCAAAAGCCCAAACCGGTAGCTGCAGAAACGGCGCAGGTAGAGGCGCCTGCCCAGTAA
- a CDS encoding FAD:protein FMN transferase produces MDTLIQITVYSEDKEKGQQALEQAFGAFERIHRLTDRFQKQEQTITSNDVVKINENAGTKPVAVSADTINMIERSHYFASATGGAFDVTIGPVMDLWGFGKSEQHVPADQEIKRGLSLVDYNKVQVDPDNMTVFLAQPGMSLDLGGVAKGYATDEAVKALRDMGIQHAIINAGGNVYALGDKPDGSPWRVGVQDPRGAKGIIGILYVKDRAVVTSGDYQRYFEQDGVRYHHIVDPSTGKQARGVMQATVVADSATDADILSTTLFVLGAQKGMGFVQELPDTGAIFIDTDKQVSYTENLHGQLEFTGDGDYQIKQN; encoded by the coding sequence ATGGATACCTTGATCCAAATAACTGTATATAGTGAGGATAAAGAGAAAGGACAGCAGGCTTTGGAGCAAGCTTTCGGCGCTTTTGAAAGGATTCATCGTTTAACTGATAGATTTCAAAAGCAGGAACAAACCATAACCTCAAACGATGTAGTTAAGATCAACGAAAATGCCGGCACAAAACCCGTTGCGGTCAGCGCCGATACAATAAACATGATCGAGCGTTCACATTATTTTGCCAGTGCAACCGGCGGAGCTTTTGATGTTACCATAGGGCCGGTAATGGACCTGTGGGGTTTTGGAAAAAGTGAGCAGCATGTTCCGGCTGATCAGGAAATAAAAAGGGGACTAAGCCTGGTTGACTATAACAAAGTCCAGGTTGACCCTGATAATATGACGGTCTTTCTTGCGCAACCAGGGATGAGTTTAGATTTGGGCGGTGTGGCCAAAGGCTATGCCACAGATGAGGCGGTCAAGGCTCTTAGAGATATGGGGATACAACATGCCATTATTAATGCCGGGGGCAACGTTTACGCCCTTGGCGATAAGCCGGACGGCTCGCCCTGGCGGGTCGGCGTGCAGGACCCGCGCGGCGCCAAGGGCATCATCGGGATCTTGTACGTAAAGGATAGAGCTGTAGTAACATCAGGTGATTACCAGCGCTACTTTGAGCAGGACGGAGTCCGCTACCACCACATTGTAGATCCATCTACCGGAAAGCAAGCCAGGGGCGTAATGCAAGCCACAGTGGTTGCAGATTCAGCCACGGATGCGGATATTTTATCTACAACGCTGTTTGTGCTAGGGGCTCAAAAAGGCATGGGCTTTGTGCAGGAGCTGCCCGACACCGGGGCCATCTTTATCGATACGGACAAGCAAGTGTCCTACACTGAAAATCTGCATGGACAGCTGGAATTCACTGGTGACGGCGACTACCAGATTAAACAAAACTGA
- the tsaA gene encoding tRNA (N6-threonylcarbamoyladenosine(37)-N6)-methyltransferase TrmO translates to MVLVPKEPVSIQPVGVVVSDFKKVSRTYDYHRESVIYMREDLTDALIGIEYFSHIHVIYHQHRRQDWLELVEWKKEQPPITLPVAGEPVCRGVYSTRSPSRPSAMGSCVVELIKCEENRLYVRGLDALDGTPVLDIKIYIPHYDAFPLAETPLNCCMRNELSATSRRLHWDTINVGLALGLRTGARALQALGISRGEAARAEVSGGHFFAQGIEGATGCSVLRGNMIFEELNTSPGQWKLKLAGKDSEAEIWLNDHIYSGASEVLEAGEKILFAAVNKN, encoded by the coding sequence GTGGTCTTAGTTCCGAAGGAACCGGTTTCCATTCAGCCGGTTGGCGTTGTTGTTTCCGACTTTAAAAAAGTTAGCCGCACTTATGATTATCACAGAGAAAGCGTAATTTATATGAGGGAAGATCTCACGGACGCTCTCATCGGGATCGAATACTTTTCCCATATCCATGTGATCTATCACCAGCATCGCAGGCAAGACTGGCTGGAACTGGTTGAATGGAAAAAGGAGCAGCCGCCAATAACATTACCTGTCGCCGGCGAACCGGTCTGCCGGGGCGTATACTCCACCCGGTCTCCGTCCCGTCCTTCAGCGATGGGGTCGTGCGTTGTTGAGCTCATCAAATGTGAAGAGAACCGTCTTTATGTCAGGGGTTTGGATGCCCTGGACGGCACTCCCGTCCTGGACATTAAAATCTATATTCCCCATTATGACGCGTTTCCATTAGCAGAAACACCATTAAATTGTTGTATGAGGAATGAACTGAGCGCCACCTCCCGGCGTTTGCACTGGGATACCATCAACGTCGGGCTCGCTCTGGGGCTCAGGACGGGCGCCAGGGCGTTACAGGCCTTGGGTATCAGCCGCGGCGAAGCGGCCAGAGCGGAAGTGTCCGGCGGACATTTCTTTGCCCAGGGAATAGAGGGAGCTACCGGGTGCAGTGTTTTGCGGGGCAATATGATTTTTGAAGAACTCAATACATCGCCGGGACAGTGGAAACTGAAGCTTGCAGGTAAAGACAGTGAAGCAGAAATCTGGCTCAATGATCATATCTACTCAGGTGCAAGTGAAGTACTGGAGGCCGGCGAGAAAATATTGTTTGCCGCTGTAAATAAAAACTAA
- a CDS encoding S-layer homology domain-containing protein: protein MFMKRLMKRGLGILLVTLLAMLPVVFTPTEADAGTPAVDVLYDGTVVLTPGETFSVTAYNSGEEYTVKKNTPLGALQAAATVSGFTYDVTDKNYAASGALLLDNVGDYPYVKGGSKWYAYVNDVYKDGYNNGDDALNLIELVDGDKVEYYYAAGIAAPADLDAVKAAATAAVKTVVATGIAPTDWTLQLSGAKNASVTKAYFEDALACPSSGHQVTWTDGDGNVWGGVPLWLLVAMVDDDPDVGPYHFNFNDDLAAQNYEVNVIAGDWSATLDSAAIARDDGYIVANTLNGEPLPLETESGKACWPLYLKGPAVFGGQQVGNIVRIELSGLPEPPEGWTLEMIGEVGDTITQEEFEAGLACTGSGHNREWIDIENNVWSGVPLWVLLGAVDDIETGSHWTFNDALAADGYTVKVVAGDDFYKTFDSADVAGSNDYIVANKCNGAPLTEAGPLRLVGAGVTKDDGSLGGSAVGNIVKIEIPELQTPPADPGSWNLALNGKISDVISQAEFEAALACPNSGHLQEWTDGDGNVWSGIPLWFLTGWVDDRQPHDYDANQATAGYTILVKAGDGYTKDFASADVAWSNDYIIANKCNDAPLTDAWPLRLVGAGVASAEGALSGTSVGNIEEIELTSFATAQPIPELRVIKYAEDHTTILDEITVDYLWTQENLEVIGDGTTVYRYEGITNDPNDLWDADEEYPGGYKIENAVKGTRIRDLCELVGGMGAGTEIVLVAKDGYETTLPYSSIYTDPAVQARQGDAILAWWGDGEYVPNYKDGIRLFFTPDDHVYGQWDMHETLPSNYWHYYYDGGIQYPSCAGLSSKLIETIKMYSLPVGDWTLELDGRDIGGLNYDVSKTYFEQALACQFGANHKATYTDSEEQVWEGMPLWFLAGFVDDADQHTDNAFNDALAEDGYQVVITASDGHSVTINSADIIRNSNYIIANSLNGAPIPESDDNWPLRLVGAAVTGSTSISKIVSIELVSSNSTGSSGGGGSSSQAVTSTTGRATVKPGAGGKISLGSEATIKVPANALTGSSAVEVKVQKVTTPPAVPAGFKLAGSVYEFSVDGKNSYNFNKDVVITLSFDPSALAPGEKPEIFYYDEASGQWVSLGGTVSGNTVTVQVDHFTKFAVMIAGKAEAVPSGQVPAALKDITGHWAMDNINQLVALGAISGYPDGTFKPDNSITRAEFAAVLVKAFKLENKGGGVFADTAAHWAKDYIAAAAANGVVNGYDSGTFGPDDLITREQMAVMIVKAAKLPAVAGEPQFADNGSISGWAREAIAAATESGIMKGYPDNTVKPLGNATRAEAVTVIVNALEYKAD, encoded by the coding sequence ATGTTTATGAAGAGACTGATGAAGCGTGGGCTGGGAATTCTACTGGTAACATTGCTGGCAATGCTGCCCGTAGTATTCACCCCGACAGAAGCGGACGCAGGGACGCCGGCAGTTGACGTCCTCTACGATGGGACGGTTGTTTTGACACCCGGCGAGACCTTTAGCGTGACCGCCTATAACTCAGGGGAAGAGTATACTGTCAAAAAGAACACACCGCTTGGAGCGCTTCAGGCAGCCGCAACTGTCAGTGGCTTCACCTATGACGTCACCGACAAGAATTACGCAGCGTCGGGCGCTCTCCTTTTGGACAATGTAGGAGACTACCCTTATGTAAAGGGGGGTAGCAAGTGGTATGCATACGTAAACGACGTCTATAAAGACGGCTACAACAATGGCGATGACGCCTTGAACCTGATCGAGCTTGTAGACGGGGATAAGGTTGAGTACTACTACGCCGCTGGTATTGCTGCCCCGGCTGACCTCGATGCTGTTAAGGCAGCGGCTACCGCCGCGGTGAAAACCGTTGTGGCTACAGGTATTGCGCCGACGGACTGGACTCTTCAGCTCTCCGGGGCAAAGAATGCTTCCGTAACCAAGGCCTACTTCGAGGATGCCCTTGCCTGCCCGTCATCAGGTCACCAGGTGACCTGGACCGACGGTGACGGTAATGTCTGGGGAGGCGTGCCGCTATGGCTGCTCGTCGCCATGGTTGACGACGACCCGGATGTTGGCCCTTACCACTTCAACTTCAACGACGACCTCGCCGCCCAGAACTATGAAGTGAATGTTATAGCCGGCGATTGGTCGGCAACCCTTGACAGCGCCGCAATCGCCCGCGACGATGGATATATCGTCGCCAACACACTGAACGGAGAACCGCTTCCGCTCGAGACCGAATCGGGAAAAGCCTGCTGGCCGCTCTATCTGAAAGGTCCGGCTGTTTTTGGCGGACAACAGGTAGGCAACATCGTCCGGATCGAGCTGTCGGGTCTGCCTGAACCACCCGAAGGATGGACCCTGGAGATGATCGGAGAGGTAGGGGATACCATCACCCAGGAGGAGTTTGAAGCCGGGCTTGCCTGCACGGGTTCAGGCCACAACAGGGAATGGATCGATATTGAAAATAACGTCTGGTCCGGCGTGCCCCTGTGGGTGCTCCTGGGCGCGGTGGACGACATCGAGACAGGCAGCCACTGGACTTTCAATGATGCATTAGCTGCAGACGGTTATACTGTGAAAGTAGTTGCCGGAGATGATTTTTACAAGACTTTTGATAGCGCGGATGTAGCCGGGAGCAACGACTATATCGTTGCAAACAAATGCAACGGCGCCCCGCTTACCGAGGCAGGACCACTGCGCCTGGTTGGGGCCGGTGTTACCAAAGATGATGGCTCCCTCGGGGGCTCTGCTGTCGGTAACATCGTAAAGATAGAGATCCCCGAGCTGCAGACGCCGCCGGCTGATCCCGGAAGCTGGAACCTTGCTCTGAACGGCAAGATCAGTGATGTTATTTCGCAGGCTGAGTTTGAGGCCGCTCTGGCCTGCCCAAATTCGGGCCACCTCCAAGAATGGACTGACGGTGACGGCAATGTCTGGTCAGGTATACCTCTCTGGTTCCTGACCGGCTGGGTGGACGACCGGCAGCCACACGATTATGACGCCAATCAGGCAACTGCCGGTTACACAATCCTGGTGAAAGCCGGAGACGGCTACACCAAGGATTTTGCCAGCGCGGACGTAGCCTGGAGCAACGACTATATCATTGCGAATAAATGCAACGATGCGCCGCTTACCGATGCATGGCCGCTGCGGCTGGTCGGCGCCGGTGTCGCCAGCGCTGAAGGCGCCCTTAGCGGTACCAGCGTTGGGAATATTGAGGAGATTGAATTAACGTCTTTTGCGACTGCTCAACCCATACCCGAACTCCGTGTCATCAAGTACGCTGAAGATCATACCACCATCCTTGACGAGATCACGGTCGATTATCTATGGACGCAGGAAAACCTCGAAGTGATTGGAGACGGGACAACGGTATACCGCTACGAGGGAATCACCAACGACCCGAATGATTTATGGGATGCTGACGAGGAATATCCCGGCGGTTACAAGATAGAAAATGCCGTGAAGGGAACACGCATCAGAGATCTTTGTGAGCTTGTGGGCGGCATGGGAGCAGGTACTGAAATTGTACTGGTTGCAAAAGACGGTTATGAGACTACGCTTCCCTATTCCTCCATATATACCGACCCTGCGGTGCAGGCGCGCCAGGGAGACGCCATTCTGGCCTGGTGGGGTGACGGGGAATACGTTCCCAATTATAAAGATGGTATCCGTTTATTCTTTACTCCGGACGACCACGTCTACGGCCAGTGGGATATGCACGAGACGCTTCCGTCAAATTACTGGCACTACTATTACGATGGAGGTATCCAGTATCCTTCTTGTGCCGGCTTATCATCAAAACTTATTGAAACCATCAAGATGTACTCCTTGCCTGTGGGCGATTGGACACTGGAGCTCGATGGCCGGGATATCGGTGGTTTGAACTATGATGTAAGCAAAACCTATTTTGAGCAGGCTCTCGCCTGTCAGTTCGGCGCCAACCACAAGGCAACCTACACGGATTCTGAAGAACAGGTCTGGGAAGGCATGCCCCTGTGGTTCCTCGCAGGATTCGTCGATGACGCTGACCAGCATACCGATAACGCCTTTAACGATGCGCTGGCTGAGGACGGGTACCAGGTTGTGATTACCGCCTCCGACGGCCATTCGGTAACTATCAATAGCGCGGATATCATCCGGAACAGCAACTACATTATCGCCAATTCCCTGAACGGCGCCCCGATACCCGAGTCCGATGATAACTGGCCGCTCAGGCTTGTTGGAGCGGCTGTCACCGGGTCAACATCGATATCAAAGATTGTAAGTATCGAGTTGGTAAGCTCAAATTCCACCGGTAGCAGCGGCGGCGGTGGCTCATCGTCGCAGGCAGTTACCTCCACCACCGGGAGAGCGACAGTCAAACCCGGCGCCGGCGGCAAAATCAGCCTCGGCAGCGAAGCCACCATTAAAGTGCCGGCCAACGCGCTGACCGGAAGCAGCGCAGTGGAAGTAAAGGTACAGAAAGTAACCACGCCTCCCGCCGTTCCGGCAGGCTTCAAACTGGCCGGCAGCGTATACGAGTTCAGTGTGGACGGCAAGAACAGCTATAACTTTAACAAGGACGTGGTCATAACACTGAGCTTCGACCCGTCAGCGCTGGCTCCCGGTGAAAAACCGGAAATATTCTACTACGACGAGGCGTCCGGCCAGTGGGTCAGCCTGGGCGGCACTGTCTCAGGCAATACCGTGACCGTGCAGGTGGACCACTTCACCAAGTTTGCCGTAATGATTGCCGGGAAAGCGGAAGCCGTACCGTCAGGGCAAGTCCCTGCGGCATTAAAAGACATCACCGGCCACTGGGCAATGGACAACATCAACCAACTGGTGGCCCTGGGCGCCATCAGCGGCTATCCCGACGGTACTTTCAAGCCTGACAACAGTATTACCCGGGCCGAATTTGCTGCTGTGCTGGTTAAGGCGTTCAAGCTCGAGAACAAGGGCGGCGGAGTTTTTGCCGACACCGCAGCGCACTGGGCCAAGGACTACATTGCCGCGGCGGCGGCCAATGGGGTAGTCAACGGCTATGACTCCGGTACATTTGGTCCGGACGACCTGATCACCCGCGAGCAGATGGCTGTGATGATTGTAAAGGCCGCGAAGCTTCCAGCAGTTGCAGGAGAGCCCCAGTTTGCCGACAACGGCAGCATTTCCGGTTGGGCCAGGGAAGCTATTGCCGCCGCGACGGAGAGCGGGATCATGAAGGGATACCCCGACAATACCGTCAAGCCCTTGGGCAACGCCACCAGGGCTGAGGCTGTGACGGTCATTGTGAACGCGTTGGAGTATAAAGCCGATTAA
- a CDS encoding purple acid phosphatase family protein produces MSPGFGYSQRNMAVRSKIMCPVLMVLAVFFCWFLSPVALAEESAAPEQIILTWTLDPAASQTITWLTPDNSPARVQYISADEFAGNFDAAQEMNAECSAFDSTHYRFKVNITGLTPETKYVYQVGREEAWSGPLSFTTASDTQEFSFLYMGDVQSGYAEWGSTLDAVYQSYPQIKFALLGGDLTDNDSDEEEWGQFLAAATVLFSRIPVMPAMGNHDGDMYLDFFALPDNGPEGLKQEFYSFDYGNAHFVVLNSNKNTDEGAKQWLQNDLQGTTKKWKFVVFHIPAYPATYDYKGIDKSIRANWVPVLEQNRVDMVFVGHQHEYMRTHPIYQEEVQTEPSYGIVYVMGNAGSKTYGGGGEFPYIAVEQTGSNYQVIDIEGDVLTLTSEQSTGELIERYMINKGDITEPGPVYRLSSQPDPAYTAGTTPDGINTMTVDDGVTGFKYFAVSITPVISHSGNETVVFTHFRNGSQLALNATRADFDQVEIAQAGFNVQPGDVIKVYIVDNLTNDTGVNPVILQ; encoded by the coding sequence ATGAGCCCTGGATTTGGATACTCCCAAAGAAATATGGCAGTAAGAAGCAAGATTATGTGTCCAGTCTTAATGGTATTAGCGGTTTTTTTCTGCTGGTTTCTGTCTCCGGTTGCCCTTGCTGAGGAAAGCGCAGCGCCGGAGCAAATTATTCTGACCTGGACGCTTGATCCGGCTGCATCTCAGACCATTACCTGGTTAACGCCGGATAATTCGCCGGCCCGGGTGCAGTACATCAGCGCAGATGAATTTGCCGGTAATTTTGACGCCGCCCAGGAAATGAATGCAGAATGCTCGGCATTTGACAGTACCCATTACAGGTTCAAAGTAAATATAACTGGATTGACCCCGGAGACAAAATATGTTTACCAGGTAGGGCGGGAAGAGGCCTGGAGCGGGCCCTTATCCTTTACAACTGCCTCGGACACGCAAGAATTCTCATTTCTGTATATGGGCGACGTGCAGTCCGGATATGCTGAATGGGGCAGTACGCTGGATGCGGTTTATCAGTCCTATCCCCAAATCAAGTTTGCCCTTTTAGGCGGGGATTTGACGGATAACGACAGCGATGAAGAAGAGTGGGGACAGTTTCTTGCTGCTGCCACAGTTTTGTTCTCCAGGATCCCGGTGATGCCGGCTATGGGCAACCACGACGGAGACATGTACTTAGATTTTTTTGCCTTGCCGGATAACGGTCCCGAAGGTTTGAAGCAGGAGTTTTACTCCTTCGATTACGGCAATGCTCATTTCGTGGTGCTCAACAGCAATAAAAATACTGACGAGGGAGCAAAACAATGGCTGCAAAATGATCTGCAAGGCACAACAAAAAAGTGGAAGTTTGTTGTTTTTCACATTCCCGCGTATCCAGCCACTTATGATTATAAGGGGATAGATAAGTCCATCCGGGCCAATTGGGTGCCGGTTCTGGAACAGAACCGGGTGGATATGGTTTTTGTCGGGCACCAGCATGAGTATATGAGGACCCATCCAATTTACCAGGAGGAGGTCCAGACTGAACCCTCGTACGGGATTGTCTATGTGATGGGTAATGCCGGTTCCAAGACTTACGGCGGGGGCGGAGAATTTCCCTACATCGCTGTGGAACAGACCGGCAGCAACTACCAGGTTATTGATATTGAGGGTGATGTCTTGACCCTGACATCAGAACAATCAACCGGTGAACTGATTGAAAGATACATGATCAACAAAGGCGACATCACAGAGCCGGGACCTGTCTACAGGCTTTCTTCCCAGCCTGATCCTGCTTATACTGCCGGGACAACCCCGGACGGTATCAATACCATGACCGTTGATGACGGTGTGACCGGGTTTAAATACTTCGCGGTCAGCATTACGCCGGTGATCTCCCATAGCGGTAATGAAACAGTAGTCTTTACTCATTTTAGAAACGGCAGCCAACTTGCACTTAACGCCACCAGAGCTGATTTTGACCAGGTTGAAATCGCCCAGGCCGGTTTTAATGTACAGCCGGGCGATGTGATCAAGGTCTACATTGTTGATAATTTGACCAATGACACCGGTGTCAATCCTGTTATTTTGCAGTAA